The DNA segment ttTTCAATATGGAAGCTTGGAAGCATATATCAAGGAAACATTTTCCAACAGCTATCTAGTATTAACACATATTTGTGTGTAAAAGTTTAGTAGCTAGGTAGAAGATAGAAGAAAAGGAAACAGTCCTTGTTGTCACATAGGGTGtataatatgtatataataatttacacatatcttatattatatagtatgtaaTAATAAGTTAAGTAAATAAGGATGGGTCACAAACTGCTATATATATCCTTCACTTCCTGTTATATTGCTGAATGTCTGATTGGCAGTAACAGTTTGCATTTTCACACATAACTCTCCATATCTATTCCATCATCACACCTCTTCTGTGATTCATCAGAGAcacaaaatttcaagctttgtcagattcttcttcttctttctccataCCTCACCAGCTTCTCCATATATctctcaaataaaaaaaaacaaaccctaTAAATTCCAGactaaaaaaagaagataatggATAACTCCGACATGCTAATGAACATGATGATGCAGCAAATGGAGAAGCTTCCTGATCACTTCTCTAAcccaaaccctaaccctaattcCCATAACATCATGATGCTCTCCGAATCCAACACTCACCCTTTTTTCTTCAACCCCAACCATATTCATCTCCCACTACTTGACCCAACCATCACTCACCATCACCACCAACCCGGTTTAAATTTCCGGTATGCACCTTCCACTTCATCATCTCTCCCGGACAAAAGAGGTGGAGGAGGAGGCGACAACGCTAACATGGCGGCAATGCGAGAGATGATCTTTCGCATAGCCGTGATGCAACCGATACATATTGATCCGGAATCTGTGAAGCCACCAAAGAGGAAGAACGTGAGGATCTCTAAAGATCCACAGAGCGTGGCGGCTCGACATCGGCGGGAGAGGATAAGCGAACGCATTCGGATTCTTCAACGTCTTGTTCCCGGCGGGACCAAGATGGATACTGCTTCGATGCTCGATGAGGCTATCCATTACGTTAAGTTTCTCAAGAAACAGGTGCAGTCGCTTGAGGAGCATGCGGTGGTTAACGGCGGAGGAGTGGCGTCAGCACCGGCTTGTGTTGGTGGAGGATATGGTGGAAAAAGTTGTGGGACTATGCGGTCTGATCATCACCAGATGCTTGGAAATACACAGATTCTTAGGTGATCACTTTTTAAATGTATTAGTTATTAATATGGAGAGGAAAACAAAAATTCTCGGTAACAAgtgaaatttaatattatgagTGTTATCTTTTATAAACGTATTTAATTTTCCTGGTTTTAATAATGTCTAGGACGTTTTTTTAAGACAGACCATTTTAGTGTAAAACTAATTATAGTAATATTCAATTATCATTGCAAAATGAAGCAAACTTTGATTACCACTAACCAGTGAGACATATTCAGCTTTCAGCAGGTCTGATAGGGGTACATGCCGGTGAAACACTGGTCTTGACAACtaaaaattttagaaactttttcatataaaattcCTAAATtgtgaaaaaagaaaattttactgaaattcttaaaaaaaatatttcaagttTCCAAAATCTCAGCTTCGGCCATGGCTTTATTAGTCTTTATGTGTTGAATACTTCTTCATGTTTTTCTAATGTAACAACAGTGTAAATTGTAATGTATGCCATATTCATATCGTATTGTTGTAGTTCATTGCATATAGGTCTACGATTTTGGGCAACTtgacaagaatatttttggaataGCCTAAATGATACTCCCTCTATCCCTCTGTTCCTTAATGTTAcatattctagagaaaaaaattgtttcaaaacgatcaatttttttcatttcctatgcatattttattaattaattgcaaactttaaaaaacttaattgctctagttgaatttttattggtttaaaattatggaaaaaatgataaacataaaaaaatatgtaagttTTCTAAGTTAACAAACTACAAAGGCATATTGTATTGGCATCTTTATCACTGGCTTGCTGTATATATAaacaacttttattttcttagtaAAGGTCTATTAAACAATTGGAtccctgatttttttttctagccTCTTTATTATAGATGGATTTCTCGGAACTTGAATCTACTACATTCATTATAGAAGATGGAACAAACCAGGCATCATAACTTTAAGAAGTATTTTATACAAAAGTATTTATACTATAACCAAACCAAGTTTGGACCAGAAAGAGCAGTATATATCGCTATATGTTATGGTGCCACAAGGTAAGCCTAAGTAAAGAACCA comes from the Brassica rapa cultivar Chiifu-401-42 chromosome A01, CAAS_Brap_v3.01, whole genome shotgun sequence genome and includes:
- the LOC103827941 gene encoding transcription factor HEC2, translating into MDNSDMLMNMMMQQMEKLPDHFSNPNPNPNSHNIMMLSESNTHPFFFNPNHIHLPLLDPTITHHHHQPGLNFRYAPSTSSSLPDKRGGGGGDNANMAAMREMIFRIAVMQPIHIDPESVKPPKRKNVRISKDPQSVAARHRRERISERIRILQRLVPGGTKMDTASMLDEAIHYVKFLKKQVQSLEEHAVVNGGGVASAPACVGGGYGGKSCGTMRSDHHQMLGNTQILR